CGCCACCGCTCATGGCAACGGCTACTTTTTTGTTCTTATTTTTCAATCCCATTCACCAAAAATTTATGAGAAGATGTAGTACACCTCAAAGGTGTGCTACATCTGAATCATCCTCTGCGTCCTCGGTGCCTCGGTGGCTATCCAAAACCTCACTTCAAAGGCGACATCGACCGCAGCCTGCCTACAATCTCCTCCAGCGCATCCACGGCATAGTCAATCTCTTCCATCGTATTCGCCCGCCCCAAACTGAAACGAATCGAGGCGCGCGCCAGTTCCGGCTTCACTCCCATGGCTGCTAACACATGAGACGGGTCCGTGCTTCCGGACGTGCACGCTGAACCGCTGGAGGCGGCGATTCCTTTCATGTCCAGACTGAGCAAAATCGCTTCTCCCTCAATTCCGGAAAAAGTGACATTGAGCAAACCAGCCAGACGTTTTTCCGGGTGACCGTTCAAAATCACGTCTGGAATGCGGCTTTTGATTTTTTCCCAGAAAGTATCGCGCAACTGGCGGATTTTTTCTTCTTCTCTTTCCGATTCATTTTTGCAAATTTCCACGGCTTTTGCCAGACCGATGATCCCCGGGACATTTTCCGTTCCGGGCCTGCGATTTCTTTCATGGGCGCCGCCGAAGGTAATTGGCGATAATTTCACGCCGCGACGAATAAAGAGAAGTCCCACACCTTTGGGACCATAAATTTTATGCCCGGAAGCAGCAAGCATTTCCACCGGCAAATTTTTCAGATCAAGCGGCAGTTTCCCAAATGATTGTACCGCATCAGTGTGGAAAAGTATCCCTCGCGCACGCGCAACTTCGCCAATTTCAGCAATGGGATTAATTGTCCCGATTTCGTTATTGGCGTGCATGATAGAAATGAACACAGTATTTTCCCGAATTGCCGCCGCTACGGCATCAGCGGTGATCATGCCAAATTTATCCGGCTTGAGGTAAGTCACCTCAAAACCCAATTTCTCCAGACTCTCGCACGTATGAAGCACAGCGTGATGCTCAATCTTCGATGTAATGAAATGCTTCTTACCCCCCCAATATTGCCTGG
This DNA window, taken from Calditrichota bacterium, encodes the following:
- the nifS gene encoding cysteine desulfurase NifS; this encodes MKKIYFDHSATTPTDPRVVEAMLPYMTEKFGNASSIHSFGREAKVALEEARESIAAFCGAHVNEIYFTSGGTEADNMAIQGVARQYWGGKKHFITSKIEHHAVLHTCESLEKLGFEVTYLKPDKFGMITADAVAAAIRENTVFISIMHANNEIGTINPIAEIGEVARARGILFHTDAVQSFGKLPLDLKNLPVEMLAASGHKIYGPKGVGLLFIRRGVKLSPITFGGAHERNRRPGTENVPGIIGLAKAVEICKNESEREEEKIRQLRDTFWEKIKSRIPDVILNGHPEKRLAGLLNVTFSGIEGEAILLSLDMKGIAASSGSACTSGSTDPSHVLAAMGVKPELARASIRFSLGRANTMEEIDYAVDALEEIVGRLRSMSPLK